In Luteolibacter arcticus, the following proteins share a genomic window:
- a CDS encoding PKD domain-containing protein gives MEGFAEWRAKFRTREPERGEMETGLRIALARKEQMLEWMAKDPARALKDAISRSDYEELPEALKPHFERSFNEVASLRVMPVCIPGLAREPVWTLVSGSQTFRANVVGRRKGQSSKEDTPLAGIVLGDHAVLREHAFEKLGSDDLKVLGRRPSGQADPGRDYSSGLRLGSGQVTALAGGKLYHFASEASLDAFNARLSALDDRPGPHAGSRVVLASPGDSGSGDGGFPWNEVEDEVDRLASAWTETPKKVFLIRVDFPNLTGQSASEAQLEGILNGAVTTSIAQMSYGKTRIIGEASTMIVRLPETYDYYSAGEKNEELHQDASDAYEAIAGIGSLGAYDIVGVHFNSIAMTSGGALYAGLATLGGTKMWIQATISFSTFVHELGHNYGIHHASFWKTTNGTVLGPPATQEEYGDPFDVMGSGTDVSIHHFSASGKGRLNWLTSSQIASVSSAGSSGIRRIHRFDDAGTTGATQAVRVSIPGSPDNYWIGYRAGVPLNQSLGNGAFFTLEKTGVPQTLLLDLTPGSASGKMDCALPLGKTYSDPNGVHITPVAKGGSGGDAWLDVNVQVGSFAGNQPPVLSLNAPATAVPRQTIPLSVTANDPDGDPLIYQWDFGDGTAAVIHGTASVDHMWALGGTYTVKVTANDMKGSSATTQATVTMADPLASWTGASTPIVYEAVHYLGGRFVGMSSAGFHFSADGVNWEHIVRSGNNMSYQAGPMAYDGDVFVASSGATFFRSRDGRTWEAAVSTPPAAAMRAVKSTPGKFVGVGDGFSLISSDQGKTWQSYPIGTGLELRGLAFGRGMFVTVGRAGDLSTGSPAVYTSPDGINWTACSVPVVQSSTGKFLGVEFVDGVFYAFGEQTGILRSTDGVSWTVALDRSASIWSDGSLLAIRSLTAGPGFLLAAASNGLRHIWLSSLDGHTWVRGPAPTYAPNSLYADGRLVSGKTHGSSASPKFYSTGTLQPSNRAPTASVDAPAVCAAREPVLFRSQCTDPDGDPLTLLWDFGDETLLEETSNCYHRFLAGGTHQVKLHALDRRGGVTTVTKSVTVTDPLANWTQLASNTTDRLESIAAGGGRLVAVGHSGGAYRTSPDGVSWTGGRISPETYPYPFLDEIVYHDGQFVACGYDGTSGSSQGVIYTSPDGTTWTLRYLESGSLTALVSAGGRCYAGGGDSTILSSVDGVSWSPLLGGQPGGFSSFAYGNGHFVAGGTRLDSRLVMTSPDGNTWTDTSSGLGSYQTTSLGMLFHTGDRFIGASGDSVAARRGDILYSLNHGATFKKTGTKLDSLRAFGGGNGLILGSGIMSLTNAQVNIVSIDGMEWRPLPTPAQSDRTDIAYFNSRFYTAGLAGSIWRSGEVPPLAAAGYAGWQTACFPGGDVRSGPDDDFDGDGIPNLAEYVTGSDPRDREDRGEIIAEVAGEVFTMIVPKTGGADDAVCHVEYSEHLDGWSQEGVEIVEDSSERLVVKVPTSARAGFLRAVFALR, from the coding sequence TTGGAAGGGTTCGCGGAATGGCGGGCCAAGTTCCGCACCCGCGAGCCCGAGCGGGGCGAAATGGAGACCGGTCTCCGGATCGCCCTGGCGCGCAAGGAGCAAATGTTGGAGTGGATGGCCAAGGATCCCGCCCGCGCCTTGAAAGATGCCATCTCCCGCAGCGACTACGAGGAATTGCCGGAGGCGCTCAAGCCGCATTTCGAGAGGTCCTTCAATGAAGTGGCAAGCTTGCGGGTGATGCCGGTTTGTATTCCCGGCTTGGCGAGGGAGCCAGTGTGGACGTTGGTTTCCGGGAGCCAAACCTTCCGGGCAAACGTGGTGGGTCGCCGCAAGGGCCAAAGTAGCAAGGAAGACACCCCGTTGGCTGGCATCGTGCTGGGAGACCACGCGGTGCTGCGCGAGCATGCTTTTGAGAAGCTGGGCTCTGACGACCTCAAGGTTTTAGGGAGGCGGCCCTCCGGTCAGGCAGACCCGGGCCGTGATTACTCCAGTGGCTTGAGGTTGGGCTCCGGCCAGGTGACGGCGCTAGCCGGGGGAAAGCTCTATCACTTCGCCAGCGAAGCATCTCTCGATGCGTTTAACGCGAGGCTTTCGGCTCTCGACGACAGGCCCGGTCCCCATGCCGGCTCCCGGGTGGTCTTGGCGTCGCCCGGCGACTCCGGCTCAGGTGATGGCGGCTTTCCGTGGAACGAGGTCGAAGACGAGGTGGACCGGCTTGCCAGCGCGTGGACGGAAACACCGAAGAAGGTGTTCCTCATCCGTGTGGATTTCCCGAATCTGACCGGGCAATCCGCCAGCGAGGCCCAACTGGAGGGCATTCTCAACGGTGCGGTTACGACAAGTATCGCGCAGATGTCCTACGGCAAGACGCGCATCATCGGAGAGGCGAGCACGATGATAGTCCGCTTGCCCGAGACTTACGACTACTACAGTGCCGGAGAGAAAAACGAGGAACTGCACCAAGATGCCAGCGATGCCTACGAGGCGATCGCCGGGATCGGATCACTGGGTGCCTACGACATTGTAGGAGTGCACTTCAACAGTATCGCGATGACTTCGGGGGGCGCGCTTTACGCCGGGCTCGCCACGCTGGGGGGGACGAAGATGTGGATTCAAGCGACGATCAGTTTCTCCACCTTCGTCCACGAGCTCGGCCACAACTACGGGATCCATCACGCGAGCTTCTGGAAGACGACCAATGGGACCGTGCTCGGTCCGCCCGCCACCCAGGAGGAATACGGAGATCCCTTTGACGTGATGGGCAGTGGCACGGATGTGTCGATCCATCATTTCAGTGCGAGTGGCAAAGGCCGTTTGAATTGGCTAACGTCCTCCCAGATTGCGAGCGTGAGTTCCGCCGGGAGTTCCGGAATACGGAGAATCCATCGTTTCGATGACGCCGGCACCACCGGCGCCACCCAGGCGGTAAGGGTTTCGATCCCGGGAAGTCCGGATAACTATTGGATCGGCTACCGGGCGGGGGTTCCCCTTAATCAGTCCCTTGGAAACGGCGCCTTCTTCACCTTGGAGAAGACGGGCGTGCCCCAGACTTTGCTGCTCGATCTCACTCCCGGTTCCGCCTCCGGGAAGATGGATTGCGCGCTGCCGTTGGGTAAGACCTATTCCGATCCAAATGGAGTCCACATCACGCCGGTGGCGAAAGGTGGCAGCGGTGGGGACGCCTGGCTGGATGTGAATGTGCAGGTCGGGTCCTTCGCCGGGAACCAGCCACCGGTCTTGAGCTTGAATGCACCGGCGACCGCAGTTCCCCGCCAGACGATCCCGCTGTCCGTGACGGCGAACGACCCCGATGGCGATCCCCTGATCTATCAATGGGACTTCGGGGACGGCACTGCCGCCGTCATTCACGGGACAGCGAGCGTCGATCACATGTGGGCTTTGGGCGGGACTTACACCGTGAAGGTGACGGCGAACGACATGAAGGGCAGCAGCGCGACGACCCAAGCTACGGTCACGATGGCCGACCCGCTCGCGAGCTGGACAGGGGCTTCCACCCCCATCGTCTATGAGGCTGTGCACTATCTCGGCGGACGTTTCGTCGGCATGAGTTCGGCTGGCTTCCACTTCTCTGCCGATGGGGTGAATTGGGAGCACATCGTCAGGAGCGGCAATAACATGTCGTACCAAGCAGGCCCCATGGCCTACGACGGCGATGTTTTCGTGGCCTCGTCAGGCGCGACTTTCTTCCGCTCGCGGGATGGAAGAACTTGGGAGGCTGCGGTCTCGACTCCCCCGGCGGCCGCCATGAGGGCCGTGAAAAGCACCCCGGGTAAATTCGTGGGAGTCGGGGACGGCTTCAGCCTCATTTCCTCCGACCAAGGGAAAACCTGGCAGTCGTATCCCATTGGAACCGGCTTGGAATTGAGAGGCCTCGCCTTTGGGCGCGGCATGTTTGTCACGGTCGGCCGCGCCGGTGATTTGTCCACGGGGAGTCCTGCTGTGTACACGTCCCCGGATGGGATCAACTGGACGGCCTGTTCAGTTCCAGTCGTCCAGTCCTCCACCGGGAAGTTCCTCGGAGTGGAATTCGTGGACGGGGTGTTCTACGCGTTCGGTGAGCAAACCGGAATCTTGCGCTCCACCGATGGCGTGTCCTGGACTGTGGCGCTGGATCGGAGCGCGTCGATTTGGAGTGATGGCTCACTCTTGGCGATCCGCAGCCTCACTGCAGGCCCTGGTTTCCTGCTCGCTGCAGCAAGTAATGGGTTAAGGCACATCTGGTTGTCTTCCTTGGATGGCCATACTTGGGTGCGTGGTCCCGCCCCCACCTACGCCCCGAACTCGCTCTATGCGGACGGGAGGCTTGTTTCAGGTAAAACTCATGGTTCCTCCGCCTCTCCCAAGTTCTACTCTACGGGCACGCTCCAACCGTCAAACCGCGCACCCACTGCCTCAGTCGATGCGCCAGCCGTTTGCGCCGCTCGGGAGCCGGTATTGTTCCGGTCGCAATGCACCGATCCGGATGGCGATCCGCTGACCCTGCTCTGGGACTTTGGCGACGAAACGCTTTTGGAAGAAACTTCCAATTGTTACCACCGCTTCCTCGCGGGAGGGACTCACCAAGTGAAGCTTCACGCGCTCGACCGGCGCGGGGGGGTGACCACGGTGACGAAATCCGTGACGGTGACGGATCCCTTGGCAAACTGGACGCAGCTCGCTTCCAACACGACCGATCGTCTCGAATCGATTGCGGCTGGGGGCGGCAGGCTCGTGGCCGTCGGACATTCCGGTGGAGCTTACCGGACTTCCCCCGACGGGGTGAGCTGGACCGGCGGCAGGATCAGCCCGGAGACCTACCCGTACCCCTTTCTCGACGAGATTGTTTATCACGACGGCCAATTCGTTGCCTGCGGCTACGACGGGACCAGCGGGTCTTCCCAAGGAGTGATCTATACTTCGCCGGACGGGACTACTTGGACGCTCCGCTATCTGGAGAGTGGGTCCCTGACGGCTTTGGTCTCGGCAGGTGGCCGTTGCTATGCGGGAGGCGGCGACAGCACGATCTTGTCTTCAGTCGACGGTGTTTCCTGGTCCCCGCTTCTGGGCGGGCAACCAGGGGGGTTCAGCAGTTTCGCTTATGGGAACGGCCATTTCGTGGCAGGTGGCACCCGCTTGGACTCGCGGCTGGTGATGACTTCGCCGGACGGGAATACGTGGACCGATACCAGCAGCGGCCTGGGAAGCTACCAAACCACCTCGCTAGGCATGCTCTTTCATACAGGAGACAGGTTTATCGGCGCTTCAGGCGACAGTGTGGCGGCCCGCAGGGGCGACATCCTCTACTCCCTGAATCACGGAGCCACGTTCAAAAAAACGGGAACCAAGCTGGACTCCCTCCGGGCCTTCGGTGGGGGCAACGGCCTGATCCTAGGCTCCGGGATCATGTCCTTGACCAACGCTCAGGTGAACATTGTATCGATTGACGGGATGGAGTGGCGGCCCTTGCCCACGCCTGCCCAATCGGACCGGACGGACATCGCCTATTTCAACAGTCGCTTTTACACGGCGGGGCTTGCAGGCTCGATCTGGCGTTCCGGCGAAGTGCCTCCACTAGCAGCGGCGGGATATGCTGGCTGGCAGACCGCCTGCTTCCCGGGAGGTGACGTGCGGTCCGGGCCGGACGATGACTTCGATGGAGACGGGATACCGAACCTAGCTGAATATGTCACCGGTAGCGATCCCCGCGACCGGGAAGACCGCGGCGAGATCATCGCCGAAGTAGCGGGGGAGGTCTTCACCATGATCGTTCCCAAGACCGGAGGTGCGGACGATGCGGTTTGCCACGTAGAGTACTCGGAACATTTGGATGGCTGGAGTCAGGAAGGCGTGGAAATCGTGGAGGACAGCAGCGAGCGTTTGGTGGTGAAGGTTCCCACCTCGGCGCGCGCGGGCTTTCTGCGGGCGGTCTTCGCTTTGAGGTGA
- the rpsL gene encoding 30S ribosomal protein S12: MPTINQLVRKGRQTPIEKSKSPAMSNCPQRRGVCLQVMTRTPKKPNSALRKVAKVRLTNGYEVIAYIGGEGHNLQEHSIVLVRGGRVKDLPGVRYHIVRGSLDTLGVDKRRQSRSKYGAKRPKPGQAAAPAKGGKGGKK; this comes from the coding sequence ATGCCGACCATCAATCAGCTCGTCCGTAAAGGACGACAGACTCCGATCGAGAAATCGAAGTCTCCGGCGATGAGCAATTGCCCGCAGCGCCGAGGCGTCTGCCTTCAGGTCATGACCCGCACCCCGAAGAAGCCGAACTCGGCGCTCCGGAAAGTGGCGAAGGTCCGCCTGACCAATGGCTACGAAGTGATCGCCTACATCGGCGGTGAAGGCCACAACCTTCAGGAGCACTCCATCGTGCTCGTCCGCGGCGGCCGTGTGAAAGACCTTCCAGGTGTCCGCTACCACATCGTCCGTGGTTCGCTCGACACCCTCGGCGTCGACAAGCGCCGCCAGAGCCGCTCGAAGTACGGCGCCAAGCGTCCGAAGCCGGGCCAAGCCGCAGCTCCTGCCAAGGGTGGCAAGGGCGGTAAGAAGTAA
- the rpsG gene encoding 30S ribosomal protein S7, producing MSRRKRTFHKPDRRDSRYDSSLVGHLISKVMIDGKRSLAERIVYAAIDKASEGADTVDPLEIVTRAIENAKPRVEVKSRRVGGATYQVPLEVNPDRSESLALRWIVGYARGRKGTPMHVALANELKDSANNQGSSVRKRDDVHKMAQANRAFAHFRW from the coding sequence ATGTCACGCCGCAAGCGCACTTTCCACAAGCCCGATCGCCGGGACTCCCGCTACGACAGCTCCCTCGTGGGTCACCTGATTTCCAAGGTGATGATCGATGGCAAGCGGTCCCTCGCGGAACGCATCGTCTATGCCGCCATCGACAAGGCGAGCGAAGGCGCCGATACCGTCGATCCGCTCGAGATCGTCACCCGCGCCATTGAGAACGCCAAGCCACGCGTGGAAGTGAAGAGCCGCCGTGTCGGTGGTGCCACTTACCAGGTTCCGCTCGAAGTGAACCCGGATCGTTCCGAGTCCCTCGCCCTGCGTTGGATCGTCGGTTACGCCCGCGGCCGCAAGGGCACCCCGATGCACGTGGCACTCGCCAACGAACTGAAGGATTCCGCCAATAACCAAGGCTCGTCCGTCCGCAAGCGCGACGACGTGCACAAGATGGCCCAGGCCAACCGCGCCTTCGCCCACTTCCGCTGGTAA
- the fusA gene encoding elongation factor G, translating into MSSNPNNPDRPYPLERTRNIGIAAHIDAGKTTLTERILFYTGMIHKIGEVHDGAATTDWMEQERERGITITSAAVTTKWIQLAEEGVTKLFPKAEQRINIIDTPGHVDFTAEVERSLRVLDGAIVVFCGVAGVQPQTETVWRQATKYHVPRIVFVNKMDRVGANFNNVFNEVKEKLGANAVRVLIPIGAEDYLTGQIDVVNQKEIHFNDDDKFGSTYEVRELSADQKIIAEAAYTELVSTVADVDDQLGEKFLMEEPITKEELKQAIRRATIANKLVPVAGGSAFKNKGVQYLIDAVVDYLPSPLELPAMIGMDPDNEEHKIEVHTTDHEKFCSLAFKLWADKFVGKLVFFRVYSGVIKKGDTVYNPRTRRSERVGRLIQIQADEHKDIDACYAGDIAAMVGIKNVTTGDTLAKEGYHVVLEPPTFPDPVISMAVEPKTKADQEKLALALARLSEEDPTFHVKTDEETGQTIISGMGELHLEIIVDRLRREFKVEANTGAPQIAYRETITAEAPGEGKLVKQSGGRGQYGHVRLQVRPNEKGKGLTIENKIVGGEIPKDYHNAVFKGVKEAMTNGIIAGYPVIDVHVDVLGGSFHEVDSNENAFTMAAIFAVKDAFKKAKAILLEPIMAVEVSTPDDYQGDVMGDLNRRRGQIQNMENKGKLAVIHANVPLKEMFGYSNAVRSLSSGRASYSMTPSHFEQVPGNIVAEIVTDQGS; encoded by the coding sequence ATGTCTTCCAATCCCAACAATCCTGATCGCCCGTATCCGCTTGAGCGGACGCGGAACATTGGGATTGCGGCGCACATCGACGCCGGGAAGACGACGCTCACCGAGCGCATCCTCTTCTACACGGGGATGATCCATAAGATCGGCGAGGTGCACGACGGTGCCGCCACGACCGATTGGATGGAGCAGGAGCGCGAGCGCGGCATCACGATCACCTCCGCCGCTGTGACCACCAAGTGGATCCAGCTTGCGGAAGAAGGCGTGACCAAGCTGTTCCCGAAGGCGGAGCAGCGGATCAACATCATCGATACCCCCGGCCACGTGGACTTCACGGCCGAGGTCGAGCGCTCCCTGCGGGTGCTCGATGGAGCGATCGTCGTCTTCTGCGGCGTCGCCGGGGTGCAGCCTCAGACCGAGACGGTCTGGCGCCAGGCCACAAAGTATCACGTCCCGCGGATCGTCTTCGTTAACAAGATGGACCGCGTCGGCGCGAACTTTAACAACGTCTTCAATGAGGTGAAGGAGAAGCTCGGCGCGAACGCCGTGCGGGTCCTGATCCCGATCGGTGCCGAGGATTACCTCACCGGCCAGATCGACGTGGTGAACCAGAAGGAGATCCACTTCAACGACGACGACAAGTTCGGCTCGACCTACGAGGTGCGCGAACTCAGCGCCGATCAAAAGATCATCGCCGAAGCCGCCTACACCGAACTGGTGAGCACCGTGGCCGACGTGGACGACCAACTCGGCGAGAAATTCCTCATGGAGGAGCCGATCACCAAGGAGGAGCTCAAGCAGGCCATCCGCCGCGCCACGATCGCGAACAAGCTGGTGCCCGTTGCCGGCGGTTCCGCCTTCAAGAACAAGGGTGTCCAATACCTCATCGACGCCGTCGTCGATTACCTCCCGAGCCCGCTGGAACTCCCGGCGATGATCGGCATGGACCCGGATAACGAGGAGCACAAGATCGAGGTCCACACCACCGACCACGAGAAGTTCTGTTCCCTCGCCTTCAAACTCTGGGCGGACAAATTCGTCGGTAAGCTCGTTTTCTTCCGCGTCTATTCCGGTGTGATCAAGAAGGGCGACACGGTTTACAACCCGCGAACCCGCCGCTCCGAGCGAGTTGGCCGCCTGATCCAGATCCAGGCCGACGAGCATAAAGACATCGATGCCTGTTACGCCGGCGATATCGCCGCGATGGTCGGGATCAAAAACGTCACCACTGGTGACACCCTGGCCAAAGAAGGTTACCACGTCGTTCTCGAACCCCCCACTTTCCCGGATCCCGTCATCTCCATGGCGGTTGAGCCAAAAACCAAAGCCGACCAGGAAAAGCTGGCACTCGCTTTGGCCCGCCTCTCCGAAGAGGACCCCACCTTCCACGTCAAGACCGACGAGGAGACCGGCCAGACCATCATTTCCGGCATGGGCGAACTTCACCTGGAGATCATCGTCGATCGCCTGCGCCGCGAATTCAAGGTAGAGGCCAATACCGGCGCTCCCCAGATCGCCTACCGCGAGACCATCACTGCCGAAGCCCCGGGCGAAGGCAAGCTGGTCAAGCAATCCGGCGGCCGCGGCCAATACGGCCACGTGCGCCTGCAGGTCCGCCCGAATGAAAAGGGCAAGGGCCTGACGATCGAAAACAAGATCGTCGGTGGTGAAATCCCGAAGGATTACCACAACGCCGTTTTCAAGGGCGTGAAGGAAGCCATGACGAATGGCATCATCGCCGGCTACCCGGTCATCGATGTCCACGTCGACGTCCTCGGCGGCTCCTTCCACGAAGTCGATTCCAACGAGAACGCCTTCACGATGGCCGCGATCTTCGCCGTGAAGGACGCCTTCAAGAAGGCCAAGGCCATTCTCCTCGAGCCGATCATGGCCGTGGAAGTCTCCACTCCGGACGACTACCAGGGCGATGTGATGGGCGATCTGAACCGCCGTCGCGGCCAGATCCAGAACATGGAAAACAAGGGCAAGCTCGCCGTGATTCACGCGAACGTCCCCTTGAAGGAAATGTTCGGCTACTCCAATGCCGTCCGCTCGCTCTCGTCGGGCCGGGCTTCCTACTCCATGACCCCGTCGCACTTCGAACAAGTGCCGGGCAACATCGTCGCCGAGATCGTCACCGACCAAGGCAGCTAA
- the rpsJ gene encoding 30S ribosomal protein S10, translated as MENQKIRIRLRAFDHRAIDRSAAEIVETAKRTGAKVAGPIPLPTRIEKFSVNRSVHVNKKSMEQFEIRTHKRVLDIVDPTARTVDELKKLNLPAGVDIAIRI; from the coding sequence ATGGAAAACCAGAAGATCCGCATCCGCCTGCGCGCTTTCGATCACCGCGCCATCGACCGCTCCGCCGCGGAGATCGTCGAAACCGCCAAGCGCACCGGTGCCAAGGTGGCCGGCCCGATCCCGCTCCCGACCCGCATTGAGAAGTTCAGCGTGAACCGCTCCGTGCACGTCAACAAGAAGTCGATGGAACAGTTCGAGATCCGCACCCACAAGCGCGTGCTCGACATCGTCGATCCCACCGCCCGCACCGTCGATGAGCTCAAGAAGCTCAACCTTCCCGCCGGTGTCGACATCGCCATCCGCATCTGA
- the rplC gene encoding 50S ribosomal protein L3, whose product MSLGLLGKKLGMTRLFDEASQAMIPVTVIEVSGNTCLQVKTVEKDGYSAVQVGYGDKKEFRTDKPSLGHFKKHGSTPKYKVQEFRFAADQAAPETHTGMETFTAGQWVDVIGTSKGRGFQGAVKRHGFGGLKQTHGSMMHRRTGAIGCRSTPGRVWKNQKMPGHMGDVPRTTQNLKVVAVRPEDGVILISGAVAGAKGGFVTIRPAKKKTAAA is encoded by the coding sequence ATGTCTCTCGGACTTCTCGGCAAAAAGCTCGGTATGACCCGCCTCTTCGATGAGGCGAGCCAGGCCATGATTCCCGTCACCGTCATCGAAGTGAGCGGCAACACCTGCCTGCAGGTGAAGACCGTTGAAAAGGACGGCTACTCCGCTGTTCAAGTCGGCTACGGCGACAAGAAGGAGTTCCGCACGGACAAGCCTTCGCTCGGCCACTTCAAGAAGCACGGCTCCACGCCGAAGTACAAGGTGCAGGAGTTCCGCTTCGCCGCCGACCAGGCAGCGCCGGAAACCCACACCGGCATGGAAACCTTCACCGCCGGCCAGTGGGTCGACGTGATCGGCACCAGCAAGGGCCGCGGCTTCCAGGGTGCCGTCAAGCGCCACGGTTTCGGTGGTCTCAAGCAGACCCACGGCTCCATGATGCACCGCCGGACCGGCGCCATCGGTTGCCGCTCCACCCCGGGCCGCGTCTGGAAGAACCAGAAGATGCCCGGACACATGGGTGATGTGCCCCGCACCACGCAGAATCTCAAGGTCGTCGCCGTGCGCCCTGAGGATGGCGTGATCCTGATTTCCGGTGCCGTCGCCGGCGCCAAGGGCGGTTTCGTCACCATCCGCCCTGCCAAGAAGAAGACCGCTGCCGCCTGA
- the rplD gene encoding 50S ribosomal protein L4 has translation MPAKTFTADAAQSANILLAEADKGAQAVHDLVTAYHANRRTGSANTKTRGEVRGNNKKIYKQKGTGNARHGDKRAPIFVGGGVVFGPRPRDYSKHVPKNVRKLALRRVLGDLVREETAKVLPSFSIADGKTKSFIAAVSADAAPKKVLIVAKSFDEKTYLSARNVGWAQLVTAESVNVEELLHANTVLLVEDALETLAKRTA, from the coding sequence ATGCCCGCGAAAACTTTCACCGCTGACGCCGCGCAGAGCGCGAACATCCTGCTCGCCGAAGCCGACAAGGGCGCCCAGGCCGTGCACGATCTCGTCACCGCCTACCACGCCAACCGCCGCACCGGTTCCGCCAACACCAAGACCCGTGGCGAAGTCCGCGGTAATAACAAGAAGATCTACAAGCAGAAGGGCACCGGTAACGCCCGTCACGGCGACAAGCGCGCCCCGATCTTCGTGGGTGGTGGTGTTGTCTTCGGTCCGCGTCCCCGCGACTACTCGAAGCACGTCCCGAAGAACGTCCGCAAGCTCGCCTTGCGCCGCGTGCTCGGGGACCTCGTCCGCGAGGAAACCGCCAAGGTCCTTCCTTCCTTCTCCATCGCCGATGGCAAGACGAAGTCCTTCATCGCCGCCGTCTCCGCTGACGCCGCGCCGAAGAAGGTGCTCATCGTTGCCAAGAGCTTCGACGAGAAGACCTACCTCTCCGCCCGCAACGTCGGCTGGGCCCAGCTCGTCACCGCCGAAAGCGTGAACGTCGAGGAACTCCTTCACGCCAACACCGTGTTGCTCGTGGAAGACGCCCTTGAGACGCTCGCCAAGCGCACCGCCTAA
- the rplW gene encoding 50S ribosomal protein L23: MKDIYQVIKNVRLSEKATMLQETNNEVVLEVNREANKLDIKRAVETLLGKKVAAVRTANYAGKAKRRRRADEGRTNHWKKAIVRLKEGETLDLV, from the coding sequence ATGAAAGACATCTACCAAGTCATCAAGAACGTCCGCCTCAGCGAGAAGGCCACCATGCTCCAGGAGACCAACAATGAGGTCGTCCTCGAGGTGAACCGCGAGGCCAACAAGCTCGATATCAAGCGCGCCGTCGAAACCCTGCTGGGCAAGAAGGTCGCCGCCGTCCGCACCGCCAACTACGCCGGCAAGGCCAAGCGCCGCCGCCGTGCCGATGAAGGCCGCACCAACCACTGGAAGAAGGCTATCGTTCGTCTCAAGGAAGGCGAAACGCTCGACCTCGTCTGA
- the rplB gene encoding 50S ribosomal protein L2, producing the protein MPLKEFTPNTPSERYKVLPSFDEITKHKPEKSLLTPLKRSGGRNNTGRITTRHIGGGHKRHYRLIDFKRTKHEVTATVVGIEYDPNRTCRIALLQYKDGVKSYILAPAGLETGATVVSGEKAAPKVGNAMPLKSVPLGTAIHNIELIPGNGGKVARAAGQQAVLSNREGGWALIKMPSGEIRRFNENCYCTIGTVGNRDHMNEVSGKAGRTRWQGVRPTVRGMCMNPVDHPNGGGEGKSKSGGGRQHLLSPWGHAKGQKTRKPKKVTSTFIVESRHNKKR; encoded by the coding sequence ATGCCTCTCAAGGAGTTCACACCCAATACCCCGTCCGAACGCTACAAGGTGCTTCCGTCCTTCGACGAAATCACCAAGCACAAGCCGGAGAAGAGCCTTCTTACCCCGCTCAAGAGGAGCGGCGGCCGTAACAACACCGGCCGGATCACCACCCGCCACATCGGCGGTGGTCACAAGCGCCACTACCGCCTGATCGACTTCAAGCGGACCAAGCATGAAGTGACCGCCACCGTGGTCGGCATCGAGTATGATCCGAACCGCACCTGCCGCATCGCGCTCCTCCAGTACAAGGATGGCGTGAAGAGCTACATCCTGGCTCCTGCCGGTCTTGAGACCGGTGCGACCGTGGTGTCCGGCGAAAAGGCCGCCCCGAAGGTGGGCAACGCGATGCCACTCAAGAGCGTCCCGCTCGGCACCGCGATCCACAACATCGAGCTGATCCCGGGCAACGGCGGCAAGGTCGCCCGCGCTGCCGGCCAGCAGGCCGTGCTCTCCAACCGCGAAGGCGGATGGGCGCTGATCAAGATGCCTTCCGGTGAAATCCGCCGCTTCAACGAGAACTGCTACTGCACCATCGGCACCGTCGGCAACCGCGACCACATGAACGAGGTGTCCGGCAAGGCTGGCCGCACCCGCTGGCAGGGCGTCCGCCCGACCGTCCGCGGCATGTGCATGAACCCCGTCGACCACCCGAACGGTGGTGGCGAAGGCAAGTCGAAGTCCGGTGGTGGTCGCCAGCACCTTCTCAGCCCCTGGGGCCACGCGAAGGGTCAGAAGACCCGCAAGCCGAAGAAGGTCACCAGCACCTTCATCGTCGAAAGCCGCCACAACAAGAAGCGCTAA
- the rpsS gene encoding 30S ribosomal protein S19 — protein sequence MPRSLKKGPYIDQKLLAKIDTAAAAGDKKPIKTWSRASMVTPDFVGLNFAVHNGKTFVPVYVTENMVGHKLGEFAPTRLFRQHGGIGKK from the coding sequence ATGCCTCGCTCTCTCAAGAAGGGTCCGTACATCGACCAGAAGCTTCTGGCCAAGATCGATACCGCTGCCGCCGCTGGCGACAAGAAGCCGATCAAGACCTGGAGCCGCGCCTCGATGGTCACGCCAGACTTCGTCGGCCTGAACTTCGCCGTGCACAATGGCAAGACCTTCGTCCCGGTGTATGTCACCGAGAACATGGTCGGCCACAAGCTCGGTGAATTCGCCCCGACCCGCCTGTTCCGCCAGCACGGCGGTATCGGCAAGAAGTAA